GCGGCACGATCATCGTGCGGGCCGATTCGGGCGCATGCTCCGCTGCGGGATGACGCGCTTTGCCGAAGAAAACCATACGCATCTGCCGCCACATGTAGAACGCCGTGAACGCCGCCGCAATCAGCAGGCCCGCGAAGGCGATGTAGCCGTCCAGCCGCCCCTCATCCGTGCCCAGGCGCAGCGCGTCGGCCAGGATTTCGTCCTTCGACCAGAACCCGGCGAACGGGAAGATTCCCGCGATCGCCAGTGTCGCAGCGACGTACGACCAGAACGTCACCGGCATTCGGTGGCGCAGGCCACCCATGTTGCGCATGTCTTGCGCGTCGAACGGCTCCTCATCGTGAGAATGCTCGCCGGGTCCGTGCTCGTGGAGATGGTGATGACCATGCTCCATGCCGTGAATGACCGACCCGGACCCCAGGAACAGCAGCGCCTTGAAGAACGCGTGCGTCACGAGATGGAACATCGCGGCGGAATACGCGCCGACGCCGACCGCCGCCACCATAAAGCCGAGCTGGCTGACCGTGCTGTACGCCAGGACCTTCTTGATGTCCCACTGCCCCAGCGCGATGAACCCGGCCACCAGCGCGGTCGCCGTGCCGATGATCGCCACCACGAAGGAGGTCGTCTCCGCCGCGTGATAGAACACGTTAGAGCGTACCATCATGTACACGCCCGCGGTGACCATCGTCGCGGCGTGAATCAGCGCGCTGACCGGCGTAGGACCGGCCATCGCGTCCGGCAGCCACACGAAGAGCGGGATCTGCGCGCTCTTGCCCGTCGCGCCCAGCAGGAAGAACAGCGTGATCAGCGTGATAGTCGCTTCCAGACTCATCGAGAACACGCCGAAATTGACCTCGTGGTCGCCTTCGGCCAGCCACTCTTCAGCCCGGTTAAAAACGCCCATCGGCGCGACTTCCTCGCCGGTCTCTTCGGGCACTTCCGCCTCGAAGACGGCTTCTTCGCCCGCAGCGGCTTCGGCGTGGTGCACCAGCGGCGCTTCGCCCTTCTCATAGAAGGTCAGCGAGCCGAAGGTCCAGAAGACCAGGAAGATGCCCATCAGCAGGCCCCAGTCGCCCACGCGGTTGGCAATGAATGCTTTGCGCGCGGCGTTGCTGTTCTTCCAGCCTTCGCCGTTCGGCTTGTCGAACCAGAAGCCAATCAGCAGGAACGAGCACAACCCCACACCTTCCCAGCCGACGAACAGCACCAGAAAGCTGTTGCCCGTCACCAGGATCAGCATGAACACCAGGAACAGATTCAGGTACACGAAGAAGCGCGGGAACCGCTCGTCGCCGTGCATATAGCCGATGGCGTAGATGTGGATCAGCGTTCCCACGCCCGTGACGACCAGCATCATCGTCACGCTGAGCGTATCGACGCGGAACTGCCACAGGATGTTGATGTTTGCGGAGGGGATCTCGATCCAGCTTCCCAGCAGCGGCGCGTTGACCACTGCCGCCTGGAAGCCGGTGTCCACCTGCGCAATCCACAGCAGCACCGCGATCAGAAATGCCAGCCCGCTCGCGCCCACCGCGATGATCCCGACGCCCTGCTCGCCCAGCCGCTTGCCGGTGAACAGGTTGATCAGCATCCCGACGAGCGGGAACAGAATGATCAGTGGTACAAGGTCGAAGAAGTTTTCCATGAATGCCCCTATCGATGGGTCCTTCCAACGACAAGCATGGCCGGTCAGTCCCGGAAGAGATGAAGCTCGTCGATGTCAATGCTCTTTTTCGTCTTGAAGATCGCAACGATCAGCGCCAGACCAACAGCAACTTCGGCAGCGGCAACCGTCATCACGAAGAAGACCATGAGCTGGCCGTCGCCATTCCCCCACTGGCGCGCAAATGCGGCCAACGCCAGATTCGCGGCATTGAGCATCAGCTCAACCGACATGAAAATCAGGATGGCGTTCCGGCGCAGCAGCACACCCATCGCGCCCATGACAAACAGGATCGCGCTGAGCAAAACATAGAGTTCGATAGATACGTCTGGTGCTCCCATGAGGGTCCCCCTCTAAACGTGACGGCTACTTGCCGGATTCTTGCGTAGCCTGCTTGGTGACAGGCGCATAACTCCCGGTCGGGTTCGCCAGCCGGCGCTTGCCCTCGCGGCGAATCGGGGTCGAGTCATGCGTCAGCACCAGCGCGCCGATCATCGCTACCAGCAGCACGAGCGCCACCATCTCAAACGGCAGGACGTAGCGCCCGAACAGCAGTTGGCCGACGTGCGTCGGGCTGCCGAACCCGGCCAGCGTCTCACCTTCCAGCTCGATGACGCGGTTTTCCCAGGCGTTGCCGCTCTGCTGCGACGCCGTGAAGATCCACAGCATCGACTTACCCGCTTCCAGCGTCTCGTCGTGCAGCATCGCCAGATGCGTGTTGGTGTCGCCCGTCGGGAAGACGCCAATCGAGCGCGTCCCGGCGCGAATGGCCACGCTCGGCATCACCTCGCCGTAGCCCAGGTCCTGAAACAGCAGTTCGTCCTGCGAGACGTCACGCACGTCCACCGGCGTGCCATCGGGCAATCCATTGACCGCCAGGACGCGCAGTTCGTTGCTGGCTGGGCGGGTCATATCTTCGACGGCAGCCACCAGTTCAGGCGACTGCGTGGACGCGCCGATGGCCGTCACCGAGATAGCCTCGCCTGCACGCAGCTCGATGTCCTGCTGAACCACCGGCTCGGCGCTCTGCGGATCGTCGCCCGCGCTGTAGACGCTGACCGTCACCGTGCCTTCGTCCAGCGTCTCGAAGTCCGACGCCGCCTCAAAGCTGAGGCCGGTCGCCAGGACTTCGTCGCCCACGTAAACGTCGATATCGCCCAGTGCACTGGCGGCATTGACCGCACGCACGCGCGGCTGCGTCTCGTCACGTGGCGACAGCTCGACATCGCCGCGCACGATCGCGAGACTGGCGACCAGTAGAAAAGCCAGTGCCAGGATCACCGCCGCCGGAGTCATCCAGCGGAAGCGTGATTGCGCGCCTGCGACGACGCGCTCCGCCCCCAGCAGCATGATCACGAACAAAAACAAGACCATGATCGCGCCGGTATAGACGGTGATCTGGACCATCGCCAGAAACGGCGCGTTGAGCATCAGGAAGAAGAAGGCGATGCACGCAAAGTTCAAAATCAGGAACAGCGCGCTGTGCACCGCATTCTCGCTGAGCAGCATCATGGCTGCCGCTACAACGGCGATTGCGCCAACGATAATAAAGAGGGTGAGTTCCATCTGTAATGCCGTCCTATGATAACGACCCGCTCAATCTCATGACCAGGACGATCCGTAACGGGAAGCCAGACTGGCTTGCCCGGCTTCCGTCTGTCACGCCTAAATTGGGTCTTTCATATCGGGAATTGACCGCGTGAACTTGCCCGG
This window of the Aggregatilinea lenta genome carries:
- a CDS encoding NADH-quinone oxidoreductase subunit L gives rise to the protein MENFFDLVPLIILFPLVGMLINLFTGKRLGEQGVGIIAVGASGLAFLIAVLLWIAQVDTGFQAAVVNAPLLGSWIEIPSANINILWQFRVDTLSVTMMLVVTGVGTLIHIYAIGYMHGDERFPRFFVYLNLFLVFMLILVTGNSFLVLFVGWEGVGLCSFLLIGFWFDKPNGEGWKNSNAARKAFIANRVGDWGLLMGIFLVFWTFGSLTFYEKGEAPLVHHAEAAAGEEAVFEAEVPEETGEEVAPMGVFNRAEEWLAEGDHEVNFGVFSMSLEATITLITLFFLLGATGKSAQIPLFVWLPDAMAGPTPVSALIHAATMVTAGVYMMVRSNVFYHAAETTSFVVAIIGTATALVAGFIALGQWDIKKVLAYSTVSQLGFMVAAVGVGAYSAAMFHLVTHAFFKALLFLGSGSVIHGMEHGHHHLHEHGPGEHSHDEEPFDAQDMRNMGGLRHRMPVTFWSYVAATLAIAGIFPFAGFWSKDEILADALRLGTDEGRLDGYIAFAGLLIAAAFTAFYMWRQMRMVFFGKARHPAAEHAPESARTMIVPLAILGFFSTVIGLINVPANFPILSELFGEHQFTSWLEHAVTYAHAGNIVWLLAGLALLVAGGAIYLAQMIYNDRVLERIPPDPLESNRQTAPAFALANARLYWDEAYYKYIVFPFRSAAWWLAGTLDWSFWHDFVHEVLIYRSFQTATRVLSGPVDRGIVDRAFNSIGSGIQEAASRLRRIQTGYVRTYALSVLFGALLVIVIILFPVIRDLLGM
- a CDS encoding NADH-quinone oxidoreductase subunit J, producing the protein MELTLFIIVGAIAVVAAAMMLLSENAVHSALFLILNFACIAFFFLMLNAPFLAMVQITVYTGAIMVLFLFVIMLLGAERVVAGAQSRFRWMTPAAVILALAFLLVASLAIVRGDVELSPRDETQPRVRAVNAASALGDIDVYVGDEVLATGLSFEAASDFETLDEGTVTVSVYSAGDDPQSAEPVVQQDIELRAGEAISVTAIGASTQSPELVAAVEDMTRPASNELRVLAVNGLPDGTPVDVRDVSQDELLFQDLGYGEVMPSVAIRAGTRSIGVFPTGDTNTHLAMLHDETLEAGKSMLWIFTASQQSGNAWENRVIELEGETLAGFGSPTHVGQLLFGRYVLPFEMVALVLLVAMIGALVLTHDSTPIRREGKRRLANPTGSYAPVTKQATQESGK
- the nuoK gene encoding NADH-quinone oxidoreductase subunit NuoK, with amino-acid sequence MGAPDVSIELYVLLSAILFVMGAMGVLLRRNAILIFMSVELMLNAANLALAAFARQWGNGDGQLMVFFVMTVAAAEVAVGLALIVAIFKTKKSIDIDELHLFRD